From the Lolium rigidum isolate FL_2022 chromosome 2, APGP_CSIRO_Lrig_0.1, whole genome shotgun sequence genome, one window contains:
- the LOC124686208 gene encoding protein ENHANCED DISEASE RESISTANCE 2-like isoform X3: MVRYGRRKIGRSFFHTRYFVLESKLLAYYKKKPKDSVVPLKSLLIDGNCRVEDRGLKTHHGQSTKSRYVLKLRSFQQYHFMGAYDIEDALAWKKKIEQIIDQQDTMTAKNRKAFASMDFDAELGGQFSFSDHDSAAEDEEERPTLTRRTTIGNGPPESIHDWTNEPDIGLSSQSDPAQSFSKKNWRLLRCQNGLRIFEELLEVDYLARSCSRAMRAVGVVEATCEAIFGLVMSMDVTRYEWDCSFRYGSLVEEVDGHTAILYHKLQLHWCPMFVWPRDLCYVRYWRRNDDGSYVVLFRSIEHPNCGRQRGYVRAFIESGGFKISPLKCRNGRPRTQVQHLMQIDLKGWFLNYSPSFQYHSLLQIQNCVAGLREYFSQTDECHITPRIPVMENMVDPSMPKDQRRQEIEAKIKAAHGGQKDNKSMSIIDEESDEDEDYQVPEANIEEDSNKSDNDAKHTEEPPEKIDLSCFSGILHRDPDEKSRNCWTVPDSTLFKVRSKNFPTDKSKIPAPSYLMELAAIDWFKDTKRMDNVGRQKGCVAQVAAEKGMHTFVANIQIPGSTHYSIVMYFVTSTLKKGSLLQRFFDGDDEFRNSRLKLIPAVPKGSWIVRQSVGSTPCLLGKAVDCSYVRGSGYLEVDVDIGSSAVANGVLGLVFGVVTTLVVDMAFLIQANTYDELPEQVIGAARLAHVEPAAAIVPDLDNNSESKDSSNDDNNNNTSSEDDSSKKTN; this comes from the exons ATGGTGCGCTACGGGCGCAGGAAGATCGGAAGGTCGTTTTTCCATACCAGGTACTTTGTGCTCGAGAGCAAGCTGCTGGCCTACTACAAGAAGAAACCCAAGGACAGCGTG GTGCCGCTAAAGTCGCTGCTAATCGACGGCAATTGCAGGGTGGAGGATAGAGGACTGAAAACCCATCATGGGCAA agcACCAAATCACGGTATGTTCTGAAGTTGAGATCCTTTCAACAGTATCACTTT ATGGGTGCATATGATATTGAAGATGCGCTGGCTTGGAAAAAGAAGATAGAGCAGATCATCGATCAG CAGGACACTATGACAGCTAAAAACCGCAAGGCCTTTGCTTCAATGGACTTCGATGCGGAACTTGGAGGGCAGTTTTCATTCTCAGATCACGACAGCGC GGCTGAAGACGAAGAGGAGAGGCCCACTTTGACTCGTAGGACAACCATAGGAAATG GTCCCCCTGAATCGATACATGACTGGACAAATGAGCCTGATATTGGTTTGTCAAGTCAGAGTGACCCCGCTCAATCTTTCTCGAAAAAGAACTGGCGGCTACTTAGATGCCAAAATG GACTTCGCATCTTCGAAGAACTTCTGGAAGTCGATTACCTT GCACGAAGCTGTAGCCGAGCTATGAGGGCTGTCGGCGTAGTGGAAGCCACATGCGAAGCCATTTTTGGGCTGGTGATGAGCATGGACGTAACGAGATATGA GTGGGACTGTAGCTTTCGCTACGGCAGTTTAGTCGAAGAGGTTGATGGCCACACCGCGATACTCTATCACAAGTTGCAGCTGCACTGGTGTCCAAT GTTTGTCTGGCCTAGGGATCTTTGCTACGTCCGTTACTGGCGGCGCAATGATGATGGAAGCTATG TTGTGCTGTTTCGATCTATCGAACATCCAAACTGTGGCCGCCAACGAGGATATGTAAGGGCTTTTATCGAAA GCGGAGGGTTCAAGATTTCTCCTCTCAAGTGTCGCAATGGACGACCACGCACTCAAGTTCAACACCTGATGCAGATTGATCTGAAAGGATGGTTCCTCAACTACTCTCCTTCCTTTCAGTATCATTCTTTGCTGCAGATACAGAACTGTGTCGCTG GGCTGCGTGAGTACTTCTCACAGACAGATGAATGCCATATAACTCCAAGGATTCCTGTGATGGAAAACATGGTTGATCCATCAATGCCGAAAGACCAGAGGCGCCAAGAAATTGAAGCCAAGATTAAAGCAGCACATGGAGGGCAAAAAGATAATAAAAGCATGTCAATTATCGATGAAGAGTCAGATGAGGATGAGgactatcaagttcctgaagctaATATAGAG GAAGACTCCAACAAATCTGACAATGATGCTAAGCATACAG AAGAACCTCCAGAAAAAATTGATTTGTCTTGCTTTTCGGGCATCCTTCATCGTGACCCAGACGAGAAAAGCCGCAACTGTTGGACAGTACCCGACAGCACACTCTTTAAAGTTCGCAGCAAGAACTTCCCTACTGATAAATCAAAG ATACCTGCACCAAGTTATCTCATGGAGCTTGCGGCGATTGACTGGTTTAAGGACACCAAGCGTATGGATAATGTCGGTAGGCAGAAAGGTTGTGTTGCTCAG GTTGCTGCTGAGAAAGGGATGCACACATTTGTTGCCAACATACAG ATTCCTGGATCAACTCATTACAGCATAGTGATGTACTTCGTCACAAGTACCTTGAAAAAAGGATCATTGCTGCAACGTTTCTTCGATGGCGACGATGAATTCCGCAATAGCAGATTGAAGCTTATACCAGCCGTTCCGAAG GGCTCTTGGATAGTGCGGCAGAGTGTCGGAAGTACCCCTTGTTTACTGGGAAAGGCCGTCGATTGCAGCTACGTGCGTGGTTCGGGGTACTTGGAA GTCGATGTTGACATcggttcttctgccgtagccaatGGGGTTTTGGGCTTGGTATTTGGTGTAGTCACAACATTAGTAGTTGACATGGCGTTCCTAATACAG GCAAACACGTACGACGAACTCCCCGAGCAAGTCATTGGTGCCGCTCGGCTGGCTCACGTCGAACCGGCGGCAGCAATAGTTCCCGACCTTGACAATAATAGTGAAAGTAAAGATAGCAGCAACGACGACAATAACAACAACACTTCCTCGGAGGACGACTCGTCCAAGAAAACTAACTGA
- the LOC124686208 gene encoding protein ENHANCED DISEASE RESISTANCE 2-like isoform X1 — translation MLSSSASRRDATAAAASRSGELTKNATMAVSRSGELTKNATMAAVREAAAASTTKADALAAVREAAANAVQHEGWMVRYGRRKIGRSFFHTRYFVLESKLLAYYKKKPKDSVVPLKSLLIDGNCRVEDRGLKTHHGQMIYVLCVYNKKEKEHQITMGAYDIEDALAWKKKIEQIIDQQDTMTAKNRKAFASMDFDAELGGQFSFSDHDSAAEDEEERPTLTRRTTIGNGPPESIHDWTNEPDIGLSSQSDPAQSFSKKNWRLLRCQNGLRIFEELLEVDYLARSCSRAMRAVGVVEATCEAIFGLVMSMDVTRYEWDCSFRYGSLVEEVDGHTAILYHKLQLHWCPMFVWPRDLCYVRYWRRNDDGSYVVLFRSIEHPNCGRQRGYVRAFIESGGFKISPLKCRNGRPRTQVQHLMQIDLKGWFLNYSPSFQYHSLLQIQNCVAGLREYFSQTDECHITPRIPVMENMVDPSMPKDQRRQEIEAKIKAAHGGQKDNKSMSIIDEESDEDEDYQVPEANIEEDSNKSDNDAKHTEEPPEKIDLSCFSGILHRDPDEKSRNCWTVPDSTLFKVRSKNFPTDKSKIPAPSYLMELAAIDWFKDTKRMDNVGRQKGCVAQVAAEKGMHTFVANIQIPGSTHYSIVMYFVTSTLKKGSLLQRFFDGDDEFRNSRLKLIPAVPKGSWIVRQSVGSTPCLLGKAVDCSYVRGSGYLEVDVDIGSSAVANGVLGLVFGVVTTLVVDMAFLIQANTYDELPEQVIGAARLAHVEPAAAIVPDLDNNSESKDSSNDDNNNNTSSEDDSSKKTN, via the exons ATGCTCAGCTCGTCGGCCTCGAGGCGggacgccac GGCGGCCGCCGCGTCCCGGAGCGGCGAGCTCACCAAGAACGCTACCATGGCCGTGTCCCGGAGCGGCGAGCTCACCAAGAACGCCACCATGGCCGCCGTcagggaggcggcggccgcgAGCACCACCAAGGCGGACGCTTTGGCTGCCGTCCGGGAGGCCGCCGCCAACGCGGTGCAGCACGAGGGGTGGATGGTGCGCTACGGGCGCAGGAAGATCGGAAGGTCGTTTTTCCATACCAGGTACTTTGTGCTCGAGAGCAAGCTGCTGGCCTACTACAAGAAGAAACCCAAGGACAGCGTG GTGCCGCTAAAGTCGCTGCTAATCGACGGCAATTGCAGGGTGGAGGATAGAGGACTGAAAACCCATCATGGGCAA ATGATTTATGTTCTGTGTGTTTAcaacaagaaagaaaaagagcACCAAATCACG ATGGGTGCATATGATATTGAAGATGCGCTGGCTTGGAAAAAGAAGATAGAGCAGATCATCGATCAG CAGGACACTATGACAGCTAAAAACCGCAAGGCCTTTGCTTCAATGGACTTCGATGCGGAACTTGGAGGGCAGTTTTCATTCTCAGATCACGACAGCGC GGCTGAAGACGAAGAGGAGAGGCCCACTTTGACTCGTAGGACAACCATAGGAAATG GTCCCCCTGAATCGATACATGACTGGACAAATGAGCCTGATATTGGTTTGTCAAGTCAGAGTGACCCCGCTCAATCTTTCTCGAAAAAGAACTGGCGGCTACTTAGATGCCAAAATG GACTTCGCATCTTCGAAGAACTTCTGGAAGTCGATTACCTT GCACGAAGCTGTAGCCGAGCTATGAGGGCTGTCGGCGTAGTGGAAGCCACATGCGAAGCCATTTTTGGGCTGGTGATGAGCATGGACGTAACGAGATATGA GTGGGACTGTAGCTTTCGCTACGGCAGTTTAGTCGAAGAGGTTGATGGCCACACCGCGATACTCTATCACAAGTTGCAGCTGCACTGGTGTCCAAT GTTTGTCTGGCCTAGGGATCTTTGCTACGTCCGTTACTGGCGGCGCAATGATGATGGAAGCTATG TTGTGCTGTTTCGATCTATCGAACATCCAAACTGTGGCCGCCAACGAGGATATGTAAGGGCTTTTATCGAAA GCGGAGGGTTCAAGATTTCTCCTCTCAAGTGTCGCAATGGACGACCACGCACTCAAGTTCAACACCTGATGCAGATTGATCTGAAAGGATGGTTCCTCAACTACTCTCCTTCCTTTCAGTATCATTCTTTGCTGCAGATACAGAACTGTGTCGCTG GGCTGCGTGAGTACTTCTCACAGACAGATGAATGCCATATAACTCCAAGGATTCCTGTGATGGAAAACATGGTTGATCCATCAATGCCGAAAGACCAGAGGCGCCAAGAAATTGAAGCCAAGATTAAAGCAGCACATGGAGGGCAAAAAGATAATAAAAGCATGTCAATTATCGATGAAGAGTCAGATGAGGATGAGgactatcaagttcctgaagctaATATAGAG GAAGACTCCAACAAATCTGACAATGATGCTAAGCATACAG AAGAACCTCCAGAAAAAATTGATTTGTCTTGCTTTTCGGGCATCCTTCATCGTGACCCAGACGAGAAAAGCCGCAACTGTTGGACAGTACCCGACAGCACACTCTTTAAAGTTCGCAGCAAGAACTTCCCTACTGATAAATCAAAG ATACCTGCACCAAGTTATCTCATGGAGCTTGCGGCGATTGACTGGTTTAAGGACACCAAGCGTATGGATAATGTCGGTAGGCAGAAAGGTTGTGTTGCTCAG GTTGCTGCTGAGAAAGGGATGCACACATTTGTTGCCAACATACAG ATTCCTGGATCAACTCATTACAGCATAGTGATGTACTTCGTCACAAGTACCTTGAAAAAAGGATCATTGCTGCAACGTTTCTTCGATGGCGACGATGAATTCCGCAATAGCAGATTGAAGCTTATACCAGCCGTTCCGAAG GGCTCTTGGATAGTGCGGCAGAGTGTCGGAAGTACCCCTTGTTTACTGGGAAAGGCCGTCGATTGCAGCTACGTGCGTGGTTCGGGGTACTTGGAA GTCGATGTTGACATcggttcttctgccgtagccaatGGGGTTTTGGGCTTGGTATTTGGTGTAGTCACAACATTAGTAGTTGACATGGCGTTCCTAATACAG GCAAACACGTACGACGAACTCCCCGAGCAAGTCATTGGTGCCGCTCGGCTGGCTCACGTCGAACCGGCGGCAGCAATAGTTCCCGACCTTGACAATAATAGTGAAAGTAAAGATAGCAGCAACGACGACAATAACAACAACACTTCCTCGGAGGACGACTCGTCCAAGAAAACTAACTGA
- the LOC124686208 gene encoding protein ENHANCED DISEASE RESISTANCE 2-like isoform X2: MVRYGRRKIGRSFFHTRYFVLESKLLAYYKKKPKDSVVPLKSLLIDGNCRVEDRGLKTHHGQMIYVLCVYNKKEKEHQITMGAYDIEDALAWKKKIEQIIDQQQDTMTAKNRKAFASMDFDAELGGQFSFSDHDSAAEDEEERPTLTRRTTIGNGPPESIHDWTNEPDIGLSSQSDPAQSFSKKNWRLLRCQNGLRIFEELLEVDYLARSCSRAMRAVGVVEATCEAIFGLVMSMDVTRYEWDCSFRYGSLVEEVDGHTAILYHKLQLHWCPMFVWPRDLCYVRYWRRNDDGSYVVLFRSIEHPNCGRQRGYVRAFIESGGFKISPLKCRNGRPRTQVQHLMQIDLKGWFLNYSPSFQYHSLLQIQNCVAGLREYFSQTDECHITPRIPVMENMVDPSMPKDQRRQEIEAKIKAAHGGQKDNKSMSIIDEESDEDEDYQVPEANIEEDSNKSDNDAKHTEEPPEKIDLSCFSGILHRDPDEKSRNCWTVPDSTLFKVRSKNFPTDKSKIPAPSYLMELAAIDWFKDTKRMDNVGRQKGCVAQVAAEKGMHTFVANIQIPGSTHYSIVMYFVTSTLKKGSLLQRFFDGDDEFRNSRLKLIPAVPKGSWIVRQSVGSTPCLLGKAVDCSYVRGSGYLEVDVDIGSSAVANGVLGLVFGVVTTLVVDMAFLIQANTYDELPEQVIGAARLAHVEPAAAIVPDLDNNSESKDSSNDDNNNNTSSEDDSSKKTN, from the exons ATGGTGCGCTACGGGCGCAGGAAGATCGGAAGGTCGTTTTTCCATACCAGGTACTTTGTGCTCGAGAGCAAGCTGCTGGCCTACTACAAGAAGAAACCCAAGGACAGCGTG GTGCCGCTAAAGTCGCTGCTAATCGACGGCAATTGCAGGGTGGAGGATAGAGGACTGAAAACCCATCATGGGCAA ATGATTTATGTTCTGTGTGTTTAcaacaagaaagaaaaagagcACCAAATCACG ATGGGTGCATATGATATTGAAGATGCGCTGGCTTGGAAAAAGAAGATAGAGCAGATCATCGATCAG CAGCAGGACACTATGACAGCTAAAAACCGCAAGGCCTTTGCTTCAATGGACTTCGATGCGGAACTTGGAGGGCAGTTTTCATTCTCAGATCACGACAGCGC GGCTGAAGACGAAGAGGAGAGGCCCACTTTGACTCGTAGGACAACCATAGGAAATG GTCCCCCTGAATCGATACATGACTGGACAAATGAGCCTGATATTGGTTTGTCAAGTCAGAGTGACCCCGCTCAATCTTTCTCGAAAAAGAACTGGCGGCTACTTAGATGCCAAAATG GACTTCGCATCTTCGAAGAACTTCTGGAAGTCGATTACCTT GCACGAAGCTGTAGCCGAGCTATGAGGGCTGTCGGCGTAGTGGAAGCCACATGCGAAGCCATTTTTGGGCTGGTGATGAGCATGGACGTAACGAGATATGA GTGGGACTGTAGCTTTCGCTACGGCAGTTTAGTCGAAGAGGTTGATGGCCACACCGCGATACTCTATCACAAGTTGCAGCTGCACTGGTGTCCAAT GTTTGTCTGGCCTAGGGATCTTTGCTACGTCCGTTACTGGCGGCGCAATGATGATGGAAGCTATG TTGTGCTGTTTCGATCTATCGAACATCCAAACTGTGGCCGCCAACGAGGATATGTAAGGGCTTTTATCGAAA GCGGAGGGTTCAAGATTTCTCCTCTCAAGTGTCGCAATGGACGACCACGCACTCAAGTTCAACACCTGATGCAGATTGATCTGAAAGGATGGTTCCTCAACTACTCTCCTTCCTTTCAGTATCATTCTTTGCTGCAGATACAGAACTGTGTCGCTG GGCTGCGTGAGTACTTCTCACAGACAGATGAATGCCATATAACTCCAAGGATTCCTGTGATGGAAAACATGGTTGATCCATCAATGCCGAAAGACCAGAGGCGCCAAGAAATTGAAGCCAAGATTAAAGCAGCACATGGAGGGCAAAAAGATAATAAAAGCATGTCAATTATCGATGAAGAGTCAGATGAGGATGAGgactatcaagttcctgaagctaATATAGAG GAAGACTCCAACAAATCTGACAATGATGCTAAGCATACAG AAGAACCTCCAGAAAAAATTGATTTGTCTTGCTTTTCGGGCATCCTTCATCGTGACCCAGACGAGAAAAGCCGCAACTGTTGGACAGTACCCGACAGCACACTCTTTAAAGTTCGCAGCAAGAACTTCCCTACTGATAAATCAAAG ATACCTGCACCAAGTTATCTCATGGAGCTTGCGGCGATTGACTGGTTTAAGGACACCAAGCGTATGGATAATGTCGGTAGGCAGAAAGGTTGTGTTGCTCAG GTTGCTGCTGAGAAAGGGATGCACACATTTGTTGCCAACATACAG ATTCCTGGATCAACTCATTACAGCATAGTGATGTACTTCGTCACAAGTACCTTGAAAAAAGGATCATTGCTGCAACGTTTCTTCGATGGCGACGATGAATTCCGCAATAGCAGATTGAAGCTTATACCAGCCGTTCCGAAG GGCTCTTGGATAGTGCGGCAGAGTGTCGGAAGTACCCCTTGTTTACTGGGAAAGGCCGTCGATTGCAGCTACGTGCGTGGTTCGGGGTACTTGGAA GTCGATGTTGACATcggttcttctgccgtagccaatGGGGTTTTGGGCTTGGTATTTGGTGTAGTCACAACATTAGTAGTTGACATGGCGTTCCTAATACAG GCAAACACGTACGACGAACTCCCCGAGCAAGTCATTGGTGCCGCTCGGCTGGCTCACGTCGAACCGGCGGCAGCAATAGTTCCCGACCTTGACAATAATAGTGAAAGTAAAGATAGCAGCAACGACGACAATAACAACAACACTTCCTCGGAGGACGACTCGTCCAAGAAAACTAACTGA
- the LOC124686208 gene encoding protein ENHANCED DISEASE RESISTANCE 2-like isoform X4 — protein sequence MVRYGRRKIGRSFFHTRYFVLESKLLAYYKKKPKDSVVPLKSLLIDGNCRVEDRGLKTHHGQMIYVLCVYNKKEKEHQITMGAYDIEDALAWKKKIEQIIDQDTMTAKNRKAFASMDFDAELGGQFSFSDHDSAAEDEEERPTLTRRTTIGNGPPESIHDWTNEPDIGLSSQSDPAQSFSKKNWRLLRCQNGLRIFEELLEVDYLARSCSRAMRAVGVVEATCEAIFGLVMSMDVTRYEWDCSFRYGSLVEEVDGHTAILYHKLQLHWCPMFVWPRDLCYVRYWRRNDDGSYVVLFRSIEHPNCGRQRGYVRAFIESGGFKISPLKCRNGRPRTQVQHLMQIDLKGWFLNYSPSFQYHSLLQIQNCVAGLREYFSQTDECHITPRIPVMENMVDPSMPKDQRRQEIEAKIKAAHGGQKDNKSMSIIDEESDEDEDYQVPEANIEEDSNKSDNDAKHTEEPPEKIDLSCFSGILHRDPDEKSRNCWTVPDSTLFKVRSKNFPTDKSKIPAPSYLMELAAIDWFKDTKRMDNVGRQKGCVAQVAAEKGMHTFVANIQIPGSTHYSIVMYFVTSTLKKGSLLQRFFDGDDEFRNSRLKLIPAVPKGSWIVRQSVGSTPCLLGKAVDCSYVRGSGYLEVDVDIGSSAVANGVLGLVFGVVTTLVVDMAFLIQANTYDELPEQVIGAARLAHVEPAAAIVPDLDNNSESKDSSNDDNNNNTSSEDDSSKKTN from the exons ATGGTGCGCTACGGGCGCAGGAAGATCGGAAGGTCGTTTTTCCATACCAGGTACTTTGTGCTCGAGAGCAAGCTGCTGGCCTACTACAAGAAGAAACCCAAGGACAGCGTG GTGCCGCTAAAGTCGCTGCTAATCGACGGCAATTGCAGGGTGGAGGATAGAGGACTGAAAACCCATCATGGGCAA ATGATTTATGTTCTGTGTGTTTAcaacaagaaagaaaaagagcACCAAATCACG ATGGGTGCATATGATATTGAAGATGCGCTGGCTTGGAAAAAGAAGATAGAGCAGATCATCGATCAG GACACTATGACAGCTAAAAACCGCAAGGCCTTTGCTTCAATGGACTTCGATGCGGAACTTGGAGGGCAGTTTTCATTCTCAGATCACGACAGCGC GGCTGAAGACGAAGAGGAGAGGCCCACTTTGACTCGTAGGACAACCATAGGAAATG GTCCCCCTGAATCGATACATGACTGGACAAATGAGCCTGATATTGGTTTGTCAAGTCAGAGTGACCCCGCTCAATCTTTCTCGAAAAAGAACTGGCGGCTACTTAGATGCCAAAATG GACTTCGCATCTTCGAAGAACTTCTGGAAGTCGATTACCTT GCACGAAGCTGTAGCCGAGCTATGAGGGCTGTCGGCGTAGTGGAAGCCACATGCGAAGCCATTTTTGGGCTGGTGATGAGCATGGACGTAACGAGATATGA GTGGGACTGTAGCTTTCGCTACGGCAGTTTAGTCGAAGAGGTTGATGGCCACACCGCGATACTCTATCACAAGTTGCAGCTGCACTGGTGTCCAAT GTTTGTCTGGCCTAGGGATCTTTGCTACGTCCGTTACTGGCGGCGCAATGATGATGGAAGCTATG TTGTGCTGTTTCGATCTATCGAACATCCAAACTGTGGCCGCCAACGAGGATATGTAAGGGCTTTTATCGAAA GCGGAGGGTTCAAGATTTCTCCTCTCAAGTGTCGCAATGGACGACCACGCACTCAAGTTCAACACCTGATGCAGATTGATCTGAAAGGATGGTTCCTCAACTACTCTCCTTCCTTTCAGTATCATTCTTTGCTGCAGATACAGAACTGTGTCGCTG GGCTGCGTGAGTACTTCTCACAGACAGATGAATGCCATATAACTCCAAGGATTCCTGTGATGGAAAACATGGTTGATCCATCAATGCCGAAAGACCAGAGGCGCCAAGAAATTGAAGCCAAGATTAAAGCAGCACATGGAGGGCAAAAAGATAATAAAAGCATGTCAATTATCGATGAAGAGTCAGATGAGGATGAGgactatcaagttcctgaagctaATATAGAG GAAGACTCCAACAAATCTGACAATGATGCTAAGCATACAG AAGAACCTCCAGAAAAAATTGATTTGTCTTGCTTTTCGGGCATCCTTCATCGTGACCCAGACGAGAAAAGCCGCAACTGTTGGACAGTACCCGACAGCACACTCTTTAAAGTTCGCAGCAAGAACTTCCCTACTGATAAATCAAAG ATACCTGCACCAAGTTATCTCATGGAGCTTGCGGCGATTGACTGGTTTAAGGACACCAAGCGTATGGATAATGTCGGTAGGCAGAAAGGTTGTGTTGCTCAG GTTGCTGCTGAGAAAGGGATGCACACATTTGTTGCCAACATACAG ATTCCTGGATCAACTCATTACAGCATAGTGATGTACTTCGTCACAAGTACCTTGAAAAAAGGATCATTGCTGCAACGTTTCTTCGATGGCGACGATGAATTCCGCAATAGCAGATTGAAGCTTATACCAGCCGTTCCGAAG GGCTCTTGGATAGTGCGGCAGAGTGTCGGAAGTACCCCTTGTTTACTGGGAAAGGCCGTCGATTGCAGCTACGTGCGTGGTTCGGGGTACTTGGAA GTCGATGTTGACATcggttcttctgccgtagccaatGGGGTTTTGGGCTTGGTATTTGGTGTAGTCACAACATTAGTAGTTGACATGGCGTTCCTAATACAG GCAAACACGTACGACGAACTCCCCGAGCAAGTCATTGGTGCCGCTCGGCTGGCTCACGTCGAACCGGCGGCAGCAATAGTTCCCGACCTTGACAATAATAGTGAAAGTAAAGATAGCAGCAACGACGACAATAACAACAACACTTCCTCGGAGGACGACTCGTCCAAGAAAACTAACTGA
- the LOC124686207 gene encoding uncharacterized protein LOC124686207, with product MAAVAARSRAAAWARVLSHHHVAAASTSPPHQVNNPRILPPRRHLAFSSASASPGGFGGGSRPPQSPMQNERVIYELLAEVERERKRDQEDRKKKGEEVDEEAEAAEDFLGVKPLIEKLERRKAKEARVPDDAFWEPTDSDSDEDDERFSADSVRRRADEFDRKCKRQSELLRSFAEAENLDDAHKLMMKIDKFEQRHLALPLEYRVIGDMMNRLKDATGKDRFILLQKLNRAVRLMEVKEAYDPSNPANFGLIQHQQVGSPDDVIDNAGFDKEKQMIQGAIEDDEEEFNEDKEKDDRLIEQLNSIEKKIEDKLADLDHTFGKKGRVLEEEIKNLVEERNSLTDKKRRPMYRKGFDVKVIDVNRTCKVTKGGQIAKYTALLATGNYNGVVGFAKAKGPTAKIAIQRAYEKCFQNLHYMERYEDHTIAHAIQAKYEKTKIYLWPGPMRSGMCAAGRTVETVMYLAGFSNVKSKIIGSRSPLNVIKALFIALNAIETPKDVEKKFGRTVVESYLL from the exons atggccgccgtcgccgcgagGTCGCGCGCCGCCGCGTGGGCGCGTGTACTCTCCCACCATCACGTCGCCGCCGCATCCACCTCGCCGCCCCACCAAGTCAACAACCCGCGGATCCTAcccccgcgccgccacctcgccttctcctctgcctccgcctcccccggcggattcggcggcggGAGTAGACCCCCGCAGTCGCCGATGCAGAACGAGCGGGTGATCTACGAGCTTCTGGCGGAGGTGGAGCGGGAGCGGAAGCGGGACCAGGAGGaccggaagaagaagggggaggaggtggacgaggaggcggaggcggccgaGGACTTCCTGGGCGTCAAGCCGCTCATCGAGAAGCTGGAGCGGCGGAAGGCTAAGGAGGCTCGCGTCCCCGACGACGCATTCTGGGAGCCAACCGActccgacagcgacgaggacgacgagcgcTTCTCCGCCGACTCCGTCAGGCGCCGCGCAGATGAGTTCGACCGCAAGTGCAAGCGTCAATCCGAGCTCCTACGCTCATTCGCCGAGGCCG AGAACCTCGACGACGCTCACAAGCTGATGATGAAGATTGACAAGTTCGAGCAGCGCCATCTGGCTCTGCCCCTCGAGTACAGGGTCATTGGGGACATGATGAACCGCCTCAAGGATGCCACCGGGAAAGACCGCTTCATCCTCCTGCAGAAGCTCAACCGGGCTGTCAGGCTcatggaggtcaaggaggcgtatGACCCCAGCAACCCCGCCAACTTTGGCCTCATCCAGCACCAGCAGGTTGGCTCGCCAGACGACGTCATTGACAACGCGGGCTTCGACAAGGAGAAGCAGATGATCCAGGGGGCcatcgaggacgacgaggaggagttcaACGAGGATAAGGAGAAGGATGATAGGCTCATCGAGCAGCTCAATTCAATTGAGAAGAAGATCGAGGACAAGTTGGCGGACCTCGATCATACGTTTGGTAAGAAGGGCAGGGTTTTGGAGGAGGAGATCAAGAATCTGGTGGAGGAGAGGAACTCCCTCACCGACAAGAAGAGGAGGCCTATGTACAGAAAA GGTTTTGATGTGAAGGTCATTGATGTTAATCGGACGTGTAAAGTTACAAAG GGAGGCCAAATAGCAAAATACACGGCATTGCTGGCAACTGGAAACTACAATGGTGTTGTAGGTTTTGCAAAAGCTAAGGGGCCAACAGCCAAGATTGCAATACAGAGG GCCTACGAAAAGTGCTTCCAGAACCTGCACTACATGGAGCGGTACGAGGATCACACAATTGCTCATGCGATTCAGGCCAAATATGAGAAAACAAAG ATCTACCTCTGGCCTGGGCCGATGAGAAGTGGGATGTGCGCTGCCGGAAGGACCGTCGAAACTGTGATGTACCTGGCTGGGTTCAGCAACGTCAAGTCGAAG ATCATTGGATCGAGAAGCCCACTTAACGTTATCAAGGCTCTCTTCATTGCCCTAAATGCC ATTGAAACACCCAAGGATGTGGAGAAGAAGTTTGGGCGGACTGTTGTCGAGTCATACCTGTTGTAG